One Betta splendens chromosome 8, fBetSpl5.4, whole genome shotgun sequence DNA segment encodes these proteins:
- the LOC114860474 gene encoding TOM1-like protein 2 isoform X4, with translation MEFLLGNPFSTPVGQCIERATDGGLQNEDWSLNMEICDIINETEEGPKDAMRALKKRLSGNKNYREVMLGLTVLETCVKNCGHRFHVHVANRDFIDGVLVKIISPKSNPPTIVQDKVLSLIQAWADAFRSSPDLTGVVHIYEELKRKGIEFPMADLDALSPIHTPQRGTPEVDPAMSKYLAPSSPAAGAPKPAVTPAPCSATQVSHIPGPITATPEQIARLRSELDVVRGNIKVMSEMLTEMVPGQEDASDLELLQELNGTCRAMQQRVVELISCVSNEEVTEELLHVNDDLNNIFLRYERYERYRSGRAAQNNGMLSEATEDNLIDLGPGSPSVVTPRITSSPPPCSTAGATAGATAGAAAPPAPNPTAASLSTALASLDVGSDSVSGTLSSLSGRDQDDFDMFAQTRSSSLAEQRKNVKYEDPQALGGLASALDVRQQNAGGLRVKGDDNPADQELPIDSWLITQGMKGDGAEEGVTSEEFDKFLEERAKAADTPPSPPGADPALPARATSSNHKKAERAEDSLFAL, from the exons ATGGAGTTCCTGCTTGGCAATCCGTTCAGCACTCCGGTGGGCCAGTGCATAG AGAGAGCCACAGATGGAGGCCTACAGAATGAAGACTGGTCCCTCAACATGGAAATCTGTGACATCATAAATGAGACAGAAGAGGG GCCAAAAGATGCGATGCGGGCGCTGAAGAAGAGACTCAGCGGCAATAAGAACTACAGAGAAGTGATGCTGGGGCTAACT GTGTTGGAGACATGCGTGAAGAACTGTGGCCACAGGTTTCATGTGCACGTGGCCAACAGAGATTTCATAGATGGAGTACTGGTCAAAATTATCTCTCCAAAGTCCAATCCTCCAACCATTGTACAAGACAAAGTACTGTCCCTCATACAG GCCTGGGCTGACGCCTTCAGGAGTAGCCCTGATCTAACCGGGGTGGTCCACATTtatgaggagctgaagaggaaggGCATTGAGTTCCCAATGGCAGACCTAGATGCATTGTCTCCAATCCACACACCGCAAAGG GGTACACCAGAAGTGGACCCAGCCATGAGCAAGTACCTGGCCCCCTCCTCGCCTGCTGCAGGCGCTCCTAAGCCTGCCGTGACCCCTGCCCCGTGCTCTGCCACGCAGGTCTCCCACATCCCCGGCCCCATCACTGCAACCCCTGAACAG ATCGCCCGGCTGCGCAGTGAACTGGATGTAGTGAGAGGAAACATCAAAGTCATGTCAGAGATGCTAACAGAGATGGTCCCTGGCCAAGAGGACGCTTCTGACCTTGAGTTACTGCAG GAGCTGAACGGGACGTGCAGGGCTATGCAGCAGAGAGTGGTTGAGCTGATTTCATGCGTTTCTAACGAGGAAGTCACCGAGGAGCTGCTACATGTCAATGATGACCTCAACAACATTTTCCTCCGATATGAGAG GTATGAGAGGTACAGGTCGGGTAGAGCTGCACAGAACAACGGG ATGTTGTCCGAGGCCACCGAGGACAACCTGATAGACCTTGGTCCAGGCTCACCTTCTGTGGTTACGCCAAGGATCACGTCCAGCCCTCCACCCTGCTCCACTGCTGGAGCCACTGCTGGAGCCaccgctggagccgctgctccCCCAGCTCCCAACCCCACTGCCGCCTCACTGTCCACTGCACTAGCTAGCCTTG ATGTAGGTTCAGACAGTGTGAGCGGCACGCTGTCCTCTCTATCAGGCCGTGACCAGGATGACTTTGACATGTTTGCGCAGACCAGGAGCAGCTCTCTGGCTGAACAACGTAAAAA tgTAAAGTATGAGGACCcacaggctctgggtggtctGGCGTCAGCTTTGGATGTAAGACAGCAGAATGCAGGAGGG CTGAGGGTTAAAGGGGATGATAACCCAGCAGATCAGGAGCTGCCCATAGACAGCTGGCTTATTACCCAAGGAATG aaAGGAGATGGAGCTGAGGAAGGGGTGACCAGTGAAG AGTTTGACAAATTCCTTGAGGAGCGAGCCAAGGCAGCAGACACCCCTCCATCCCCCCCAGGAGCTGACCCTGCCCTCCCAGCTCGTGCCACTAGCAGCAACCACAAGAAAGCTGAACGGGCGGAAGATTCACTCTTTGCCTTGTAG
- the LOC114860474 gene encoding TOM1-like protein 2 isoform X1, whose translation MEFLLGNPFSTPVGQCIERATDGGLQNEDWSLNMEICDIINETEEGPKDAMRALKKRLSGNKNYREVMLGLTVLETCVKNCGHRFHVHVANRDFIDGVLVKIISPKSNPPTIVQDKVLSLIQAWADAFRSSPDLTGVVHIYEELKRKGIEFPMADLDALSPIHTPQRGTPEVDPAMSKYLAPSSPAAGAPKPAVTPAPCSATQVSHIPGPITATPEQIARLRSELDVVRGNIKVMSEMLTEMVPGQEDASDLELLQELNGTCRAMQQRVVELISCVSNEEVTEELLHVNDDLNNIFLRYERYERYRSGRAAQNNGMLSEATEDNLIDLGPGSPSVVTPRITSSPPPCSTAGATAGATAGAAAPPAPNPTAASLSTALASLDVGSDSVSGTLSSLSGRDQDDFDMFAQTRSSSLAEQRKNVKYEDPQALGGLASALDVRQQNAGGLRVKGDDNPADQELPIDSWLITQGMIPVSQSSVMDDIEEWLCADVVRLLYLDLSLFFLFLCFFFLFYPIFFAFLGTFHPPHPSHLIHSLQFSLTSLVCFFISFYLLVTDRKQFTLTLDL comes from the exons ATGGAGTTCCTGCTTGGCAATCCGTTCAGCACTCCGGTGGGCCAGTGCATAG AGAGAGCCACAGATGGAGGCCTACAGAATGAAGACTGGTCCCTCAACATGGAAATCTGTGACATCATAAATGAGACAGAAGAGGG GCCAAAAGATGCGATGCGGGCGCTGAAGAAGAGACTCAGCGGCAATAAGAACTACAGAGAAGTGATGCTGGGGCTAACT GTGTTGGAGACATGCGTGAAGAACTGTGGCCACAGGTTTCATGTGCACGTGGCCAACAGAGATTTCATAGATGGAGTACTGGTCAAAATTATCTCTCCAAAGTCCAATCCTCCAACCATTGTACAAGACAAAGTACTGTCCCTCATACAG GCCTGGGCTGACGCCTTCAGGAGTAGCCCTGATCTAACCGGGGTGGTCCACATTtatgaggagctgaagaggaaggGCATTGAGTTCCCAATGGCAGACCTAGATGCATTGTCTCCAATCCACACACCGCAAAGG GGTACACCAGAAGTGGACCCAGCCATGAGCAAGTACCTGGCCCCCTCCTCGCCTGCTGCAGGCGCTCCTAAGCCTGCCGTGACCCCTGCCCCGTGCTCTGCCACGCAGGTCTCCCACATCCCCGGCCCCATCACTGCAACCCCTGAACAG ATCGCCCGGCTGCGCAGTGAACTGGATGTAGTGAGAGGAAACATCAAAGTCATGTCAGAGATGCTAACAGAGATGGTCCCTGGCCAAGAGGACGCTTCTGACCTTGAGTTACTGCAG GAGCTGAACGGGACGTGCAGGGCTATGCAGCAGAGAGTGGTTGAGCTGATTTCATGCGTTTCTAACGAGGAAGTCACCGAGGAGCTGCTACATGTCAATGATGACCTCAACAACATTTTCCTCCGATATGAGAG GTATGAGAGGTACAGGTCGGGTAGAGCTGCACAGAACAACGGG ATGTTGTCCGAGGCCACCGAGGACAACCTGATAGACCTTGGTCCAGGCTCACCTTCTGTGGTTACGCCAAGGATCACGTCCAGCCCTCCACCCTGCTCCACTGCTGGAGCCACTGCTGGAGCCaccgctggagccgctgctccCCCAGCTCCCAACCCCACTGCCGCCTCACTGTCCACTGCACTAGCTAGCCTTG ATGTAGGTTCAGACAGTGTGAGCGGCACGCTGTCCTCTCTATCAGGCCGTGACCAGGATGACTTTGACATGTTTGCGCAGACCAGGAGCAGCTCTCTGGCTGAACAACGTAAAAA tgTAAAGTATGAGGACCcacaggctctgggtggtctGGCGTCAGCTTTGGATGTAAGACAGCAGAATGCAGGAGGG CTGAGGGTTAAAGGGGATGATAACCCAGCAGATCAGGAGCTGCCCATAGACAGCTGGCTTATTACCCAAGGAATG ATCCCCGTATCGCAGTCCTCTGTCATGGATGACATAGAGGAGTGGCTCTGTGCTGACGTGGTGAGACTTCTTTACCTTGATTTAtctcttttcttcttgtttctttgtttcttctttctcttttaccctattttttttgcttttcttggcACATTTCATCCACCTCACCCATCTCATCTGATACATTCACTTCAGTTTTCTTTAACTTcacttgtttgcttttttatttcattttatttgctaGTTACTGACAGAAAACAGTTTACGCTGACGCTTGACTTATAA
- the LOC114860474 gene encoding TOM1-like protein 2 isoform X5, producing the protein MEFLLGNPFSTPVGQCIERATDGGLQNEDWSLNMEICDIINETEEGPKDAMRALKKRLSGNKNYREVMLGLTVLETCVKNCGHRFHVHVANRDFIDGVLVKIISPKSNPPTIVQDKVLSLIQAWADAFRSSPDLTGVVHIYEELKRKGIEFPMADLDALSPIHTPQRGTPEVDPAMSKYLAPSSPAAGAPKPAVTPAPCSATQVSHIPGPITATPEQIARLRSELDVVRGNIKVMSEMLTEMVPGQEDASDLELLQELNGTCRAMQQRVVELISCVSNEEVTEELLHVNDDLNNIFLRYERYERYRSGRAAQNNGMLSEATEDNLIDLGPGSPSVVTPRITSSPPPCSTAGATAGATAGAAAPPAPNPTAASLSTALASLDVGSDSVSGTLSSLSGRDQDDFDMFAQTRSSSLAEQRKNVKYEDPQALGGLASALDVRQQNAGGIPVSQSSVMDDIEEWLCADVKGDGAEEGVTSEEFDKFLEERAKAADTPPSPPGADPALPARATSSNHKKAERAEDSLFAL; encoded by the exons ATGGAGTTCCTGCTTGGCAATCCGTTCAGCACTCCGGTGGGCCAGTGCATAG AGAGAGCCACAGATGGAGGCCTACAGAATGAAGACTGGTCCCTCAACATGGAAATCTGTGACATCATAAATGAGACAGAAGAGGG GCCAAAAGATGCGATGCGGGCGCTGAAGAAGAGACTCAGCGGCAATAAGAACTACAGAGAAGTGATGCTGGGGCTAACT GTGTTGGAGACATGCGTGAAGAACTGTGGCCACAGGTTTCATGTGCACGTGGCCAACAGAGATTTCATAGATGGAGTACTGGTCAAAATTATCTCTCCAAAGTCCAATCCTCCAACCATTGTACAAGACAAAGTACTGTCCCTCATACAG GCCTGGGCTGACGCCTTCAGGAGTAGCCCTGATCTAACCGGGGTGGTCCACATTtatgaggagctgaagaggaaggGCATTGAGTTCCCAATGGCAGACCTAGATGCATTGTCTCCAATCCACACACCGCAAAGG GGTACACCAGAAGTGGACCCAGCCATGAGCAAGTACCTGGCCCCCTCCTCGCCTGCTGCAGGCGCTCCTAAGCCTGCCGTGACCCCTGCCCCGTGCTCTGCCACGCAGGTCTCCCACATCCCCGGCCCCATCACTGCAACCCCTGAACAG ATCGCCCGGCTGCGCAGTGAACTGGATGTAGTGAGAGGAAACATCAAAGTCATGTCAGAGATGCTAACAGAGATGGTCCCTGGCCAAGAGGACGCTTCTGACCTTGAGTTACTGCAG GAGCTGAACGGGACGTGCAGGGCTATGCAGCAGAGAGTGGTTGAGCTGATTTCATGCGTTTCTAACGAGGAAGTCACCGAGGAGCTGCTACATGTCAATGATGACCTCAACAACATTTTCCTCCGATATGAGAG GTATGAGAGGTACAGGTCGGGTAGAGCTGCACAGAACAACGGG ATGTTGTCCGAGGCCACCGAGGACAACCTGATAGACCTTGGTCCAGGCTCACCTTCTGTGGTTACGCCAAGGATCACGTCCAGCCCTCCACCCTGCTCCACTGCTGGAGCCACTGCTGGAGCCaccgctggagccgctgctccCCCAGCTCCCAACCCCACTGCCGCCTCACTGTCCACTGCACTAGCTAGCCTTG ATGTAGGTTCAGACAGTGTGAGCGGCACGCTGTCCTCTCTATCAGGCCGTGACCAGGATGACTTTGACATGTTTGCGCAGACCAGGAGCAGCTCTCTGGCTGAACAACGTAAAAA tgTAAAGTATGAGGACCcacaggctctgggtggtctGGCGTCAGCTTTGGATGTAAGACAGCAGAATGCAGGAGGG ATCCCCGTATCGCAGTCCTCTGTCATGGATGACATAGAGGAGTGGCTCTGTGCTGACGTG aaAGGAGATGGAGCTGAGGAAGGGGTGACCAGTGAAG AGTTTGACAAATTCCTTGAGGAGCGAGCCAAGGCAGCAGACACCCCTCCATCCCCCCCAGGAGCTGACCCTGCCCTCCCAGCTCGTGCCACTAGCAGCAACCACAAGAAAGCTGAACGGGCGGAAGATTCACTCTTTGCCTTGTAG
- the LOC114860474 gene encoding TOM1-like protein 2 isoform X6 — protein MEFLLGNPFSTPVGQCIERATDGGLQNEDWSLNMEICDIINETEEGPKDAMRALKKRLSGNKNYREVMLGLTVLETCVKNCGHRFHVHVANRDFIDGVLVKIISPKSNPPTIVQDKVLSLIQAWADAFRSSPDLTGVVHIYEELKRKGIEFPMADLDALSPIHTPQRGTPEVDPAMSKYLAPSSPAAGAPKPAVTPAPCSATQVSHIPGPITATPEQIARLRSELDVVRGNIKVMSEMLTEMVPGQEDASDLELLQELNGTCRAMQQRVVELISCVSNEEVTEELLHVNDDLNNIFLRYERYERYRSGRAAQNNGMLSEATEDNLIDLGPGSPSVVTPRITSSPPPCSTAGATAGATAGAAAPPAPNPTAASLSTALASLDVGSDSVSGTLSSLSGRDQDDFDMFAQTRSSSLAEQRKNVKYEDPQALGGLASALDVRQQNAGGKGDGAEEGVTSEEFDKFLEERAKAADTPPSPPGADPALPARATSSNHKKAERAEDSLFAL, from the exons ATGGAGTTCCTGCTTGGCAATCCGTTCAGCACTCCGGTGGGCCAGTGCATAG AGAGAGCCACAGATGGAGGCCTACAGAATGAAGACTGGTCCCTCAACATGGAAATCTGTGACATCATAAATGAGACAGAAGAGGG GCCAAAAGATGCGATGCGGGCGCTGAAGAAGAGACTCAGCGGCAATAAGAACTACAGAGAAGTGATGCTGGGGCTAACT GTGTTGGAGACATGCGTGAAGAACTGTGGCCACAGGTTTCATGTGCACGTGGCCAACAGAGATTTCATAGATGGAGTACTGGTCAAAATTATCTCTCCAAAGTCCAATCCTCCAACCATTGTACAAGACAAAGTACTGTCCCTCATACAG GCCTGGGCTGACGCCTTCAGGAGTAGCCCTGATCTAACCGGGGTGGTCCACATTtatgaggagctgaagaggaaggGCATTGAGTTCCCAATGGCAGACCTAGATGCATTGTCTCCAATCCACACACCGCAAAGG GGTACACCAGAAGTGGACCCAGCCATGAGCAAGTACCTGGCCCCCTCCTCGCCTGCTGCAGGCGCTCCTAAGCCTGCCGTGACCCCTGCCCCGTGCTCTGCCACGCAGGTCTCCCACATCCCCGGCCCCATCACTGCAACCCCTGAACAG ATCGCCCGGCTGCGCAGTGAACTGGATGTAGTGAGAGGAAACATCAAAGTCATGTCAGAGATGCTAACAGAGATGGTCCCTGGCCAAGAGGACGCTTCTGACCTTGAGTTACTGCAG GAGCTGAACGGGACGTGCAGGGCTATGCAGCAGAGAGTGGTTGAGCTGATTTCATGCGTTTCTAACGAGGAAGTCACCGAGGAGCTGCTACATGTCAATGATGACCTCAACAACATTTTCCTCCGATATGAGAG GTATGAGAGGTACAGGTCGGGTAGAGCTGCACAGAACAACGGG ATGTTGTCCGAGGCCACCGAGGACAACCTGATAGACCTTGGTCCAGGCTCACCTTCTGTGGTTACGCCAAGGATCACGTCCAGCCCTCCACCCTGCTCCACTGCTGGAGCCACTGCTGGAGCCaccgctggagccgctgctccCCCAGCTCCCAACCCCACTGCCGCCTCACTGTCCACTGCACTAGCTAGCCTTG ATGTAGGTTCAGACAGTGTGAGCGGCACGCTGTCCTCTCTATCAGGCCGTGACCAGGATGACTTTGACATGTTTGCGCAGACCAGGAGCAGCTCTCTGGCTGAACAACGTAAAAA tgTAAAGTATGAGGACCcacaggctctgggtggtctGGCGTCAGCTTTGGATGTAAGACAGCAGAATGCAGGAGGG aaAGGAGATGGAGCTGAGGAAGGGGTGACCAGTGAAG AGTTTGACAAATTCCTTGAGGAGCGAGCCAAGGCAGCAGACACCCCTCCATCCCCCCCAGGAGCTGACCCTGCCCTCCCAGCTCGTGCCACTAGCAGCAACCACAAGAAAGCTGAACGGGCGGAAGATTCACTCTTTGCCTTGTAG
- the LOC114860474 gene encoding TOM1-like protein 2 isoform X7, translating into MEICDIINETEEGPKDAMRALKKRLSGNKNYREVMLGLTVLETCVKNCGHRFHVHVANRDFIDGVLVKIISPKSNPPTIVQDKVLSLIQAWADAFRSSPDLTGVVHIYEELKRKGIEFPMADLDALSPIHTPQRGTPEVDPAMSKYLAPSSPAAGAPKPAVTPAPCSATQVSHIPGPITATPEQIARLRSELDVVRGNIKVMSEMLTEMVPGQEDASDLELLQELNGTCRAMQQRVVELISCVSNEEVTEELLHVNDDLNNIFLRYERYERYRSGRAAQNNGMLSEATEDNLIDLGPGSPSVVTPRITSSPPPCSTAGATAGATAGAAAPPAPNPTAASLSTALASLDVGSDSVSGTLSSLSGRDQDDFDMFAQTRSSSLAEQRKNVKYEDPQALGGLASALDVRQQNAGGLRVKGDDNPADQELPIDSWLITQGMIPVSQSSVMDDIEEWLCADVVRLLYLDLSLFFLFLCFFFLFYPIFFAFLGTFHPPHPSHLIHSLQFSLTSLVCFFISFYLLVTDRKQFTLTLDL; encoded by the exons ATGGAAATCTGTGACATCATAAATGAGACAGAAGAGGG GCCAAAAGATGCGATGCGGGCGCTGAAGAAGAGACTCAGCGGCAATAAGAACTACAGAGAAGTGATGCTGGGGCTAACT GTGTTGGAGACATGCGTGAAGAACTGTGGCCACAGGTTTCATGTGCACGTGGCCAACAGAGATTTCATAGATGGAGTACTGGTCAAAATTATCTCTCCAAAGTCCAATCCTCCAACCATTGTACAAGACAAAGTACTGTCCCTCATACAG GCCTGGGCTGACGCCTTCAGGAGTAGCCCTGATCTAACCGGGGTGGTCCACATTtatgaggagctgaagaggaaggGCATTGAGTTCCCAATGGCAGACCTAGATGCATTGTCTCCAATCCACACACCGCAAAGG GGTACACCAGAAGTGGACCCAGCCATGAGCAAGTACCTGGCCCCCTCCTCGCCTGCTGCAGGCGCTCCTAAGCCTGCCGTGACCCCTGCCCCGTGCTCTGCCACGCAGGTCTCCCACATCCCCGGCCCCATCACTGCAACCCCTGAACAG ATCGCCCGGCTGCGCAGTGAACTGGATGTAGTGAGAGGAAACATCAAAGTCATGTCAGAGATGCTAACAGAGATGGTCCCTGGCCAAGAGGACGCTTCTGACCTTGAGTTACTGCAG GAGCTGAACGGGACGTGCAGGGCTATGCAGCAGAGAGTGGTTGAGCTGATTTCATGCGTTTCTAACGAGGAAGTCACCGAGGAGCTGCTACATGTCAATGATGACCTCAACAACATTTTCCTCCGATATGAGAG GTATGAGAGGTACAGGTCGGGTAGAGCTGCACAGAACAACGGG ATGTTGTCCGAGGCCACCGAGGACAACCTGATAGACCTTGGTCCAGGCTCACCTTCTGTGGTTACGCCAAGGATCACGTCCAGCCCTCCACCCTGCTCCACTGCTGGAGCCACTGCTGGAGCCaccgctggagccgctgctccCCCAGCTCCCAACCCCACTGCCGCCTCACTGTCCACTGCACTAGCTAGCCTTG ATGTAGGTTCAGACAGTGTGAGCGGCACGCTGTCCTCTCTATCAGGCCGTGACCAGGATGACTTTGACATGTTTGCGCAGACCAGGAGCAGCTCTCTGGCTGAACAACGTAAAAA tgTAAAGTATGAGGACCcacaggctctgggtggtctGGCGTCAGCTTTGGATGTAAGACAGCAGAATGCAGGAGGG CTGAGGGTTAAAGGGGATGATAACCCAGCAGATCAGGAGCTGCCCATAGACAGCTGGCTTATTACCCAAGGAATG ATCCCCGTATCGCAGTCCTCTGTCATGGATGACATAGAGGAGTGGCTCTGTGCTGACGTGGTGAGACTTCTTTACCTTGATTTAtctcttttcttcttgtttctttgtttcttctttctcttttaccctattttttttgcttttcttggcACATTTCATCCACCTCACCCATCTCATCTGATACATTCACTTCAGTTTTCTTTAACTTcacttgtttgcttttttatttcattttatttgctaGTTACTGACAGAAAACAGTTTACGCTGACGCTTGACTTATAA
- the LOC114860474 gene encoding TOM1-like protein 2 isoform X2 — translation MEFLLGNPFSTPVGQCIERATDGGLQNEDWSLNMEICDIINETEEGPKDAMRALKKRLSGNKNYREVMLGLTVLETCVKNCGHRFHVHVANRDFIDGVLVKIISPKSNPPTIVQDKVLSLIQAWADAFRSSPDLTGVVHIYEELKRKGIEFPMADLDALSPIHTPQRGTPEVDPAMSKYLAPSSPAAGAPKPAVTPAPCSATQVSHIPGPITATPEQIARLRSELDVVRGNIKVMSEMLTEMVPGQEDASDLELLQELNGTCRAMQQRVVELISCVSNEEVTEELLHVNDDLNNIFLRYERYERYRSGRAAQNNGMLSEATEDNLIDLGPGSPSVVTPRITSSPPPCSTAGATAGATAGAAAPPAPNPTAASLSTALASLDVGSDSVSGTLSSLSGRDQDDFDMFAQTRSSSLAEQRKNVKYEDPQALGGLASALDVRQQNAGGLRVKGDDNPADQELPIDSWLITQGMIPVSQSSVMDDIEEWLCADVKGDGAEEGVTSEEFDKFLEERAKAADTPPSPPGADPALPARATSSNHKKAERAEDSLFAL, via the exons ATGGAGTTCCTGCTTGGCAATCCGTTCAGCACTCCGGTGGGCCAGTGCATAG AGAGAGCCACAGATGGAGGCCTACAGAATGAAGACTGGTCCCTCAACATGGAAATCTGTGACATCATAAATGAGACAGAAGAGGG GCCAAAAGATGCGATGCGGGCGCTGAAGAAGAGACTCAGCGGCAATAAGAACTACAGAGAAGTGATGCTGGGGCTAACT GTGTTGGAGACATGCGTGAAGAACTGTGGCCACAGGTTTCATGTGCACGTGGCCAACAGAGATTTCATAGATGGAGTACTGGTCAAAATTATCTCTCCAAAGTCCAATCCTCCAACCATTGTACAAGACAAAGTACTGTCCCTCATACAG GCCTGGGCTGACGCCTTCAGGAGTAGCCCTGATCTAACCGGGGTGGTCCACATTtatgaggagctgaagaggaaggGCATTGAGTTCCCAATGGCAGACCTAGATGCATTGTCTCCAATCCACACACCGCAAAGG GGTACACCAGAAGTGGACCCAGCCATGAGCAAGTACCTGGCCCCCTCCTCGCCTGCTGCAGGCGCTCCTAAGCCTGCCGTGACCCCTGCCCCGTGCTCTGCCACGCAGGTCTCCCACATCCCCGGCCCCATCACTGCAACCCCTGAACAG ATCGCCCGGCTGCGCAGTGAACTGGATGTAGTGAGAGGAAACATCAAAGTCATGTCAGAGATGCTAACAGAGATGGTCCCTGGCCAAGAGGACGCTTCTGACCTTGAGTTACTGCAG GAGCTGAACGGGACGTGCAGGGCTATGCAGCAGAGAGTGGTTGAGCTGATTTCATGCGTTTCTAACGAGGAAGTCACCGAGGAGCTGCTACATGTCAATGATGACCTCAACAACATTTTCCTCCGATATGAGAG GTATGAGAGGTACAGGTCGGGTAGAGCTGCACAGAACAACGGG ATGTTGTCCGAGGCCACCGAGGACAACCTGATAGACCTTGGTCCAGGCTCACCTTCTGTGGTTACGCCAAGGATCACGTCCAGCCCTCCACCCTGCTCCACTGCTGGAGCCACTGCTGGAGCCaccgctggagccgctgctccCCCAGCTCCCAACCCCACTGCCGCCTCACTGTCCACTGCACTAGCTAGCCTTG ATGTAGGTTCAGACAGTGTGAGCGGCACGCTGTCCTCTCTATCAGGCCGTGACCAGGATGACTTTGACATGTTTGCGCAGACCAGGAGCAGCTCTCTGGCTGAACAACGTAAAAA tgTAAAGTATGAGGACCcacaggctctgggtggtctGGCGTCAGCTTTGGATGTAAGACAGCAGAATGCAGGAGGG CTGAGGGTTAAAGGGGATGATAACCCAGCAGATCAGGAGCTGCCCATAGACAGCTGGCTTATTACCCAAGGAATG ATCCCCGTATCGCAGTCCTCTGTCATGGATGACATAGAGGAGTGGCTCTGTGCTGACGTG aaAGGAGATGGAGCTGAGGAAGGGGTGACCAGTGAAG AGTTTGACAAATTCCTTGAGGAGCGAGCCAAGGCAGCAGACACCCCTCCATCCCCCCCAGGAGCTGACCCTGCCCTCCCAGCTCGTGCCACTAGCAGCAACCACAAGAAAGCTGAACGGGCGGAAGATTCACTCTTTGCCTTGTAG